The Tessaracoccus aquimaris sequence CTGCGACGACTAGAGGATCAGGCCATAGTCGTCAATGAAGTCATTTCCGTCTCGGGCGACCAGAAGGAAGGGTGGGCTGGAAGGTTTCGCCGACTGAGTTCGGTCATGTGGCGCTCGATACTAGCTTCCAGCAGAGATGGAATCTTCATTGTTCGTTGGCACCCCTTCGCACTGCTTCCATTGGCATGCCACCGACTCAAAGGGGGGAGAAGTATCCTCTTGATTCAGGGTAACAGTGCAGATTTGAGGGCTGCATACCCTTTCACGTCATGGCTCCCGGTGGATTCGCTGATCATTAAGCGGCTCTTCCCAATTGAGGGTGTAGGTAGGGGTTCCGGCGTGGCGGCTGGATAGAGGGGTCGAGGCCTCCCGAAGATGGAAGTTCCTAAGCTGTCCATCTGGAAGACCTCGACGTGTTCAACGCTACCTTCACCGCGCCTGATCTGACGACCTTCTGCCGCCTCGACGAGCTCGGGTTGGAGGTGACTGGCCAACACGTGACCGCGCGCCGGGCGGTGCTGGAGTGCCGCGTCACGGATGCTGATGACTGGTGCCACAACTGTGGCGGGCGCGGTTTGGTGCGTGACACGGTAATCCGAGGCCTGGCTCACGAGCCCTTCGGTTGGAGACCCACTGTGCTGCGGGTGCGGCTGCGCAGGTACCGGTGTGTCGAATGCGGTCATGTGTGGCGCCAGAGCATGGACCGGGCCGCTGAACCGAGGGCTCGGCTGTCGCGGCGTGGGGTGCGGTGGGCGCTCGAAGCTATCGTGTGTCAGCACCTCACCGTGGCGAGGGTCGCCGAAGGGCTGGCGGTGGCGTGGGACACCGCCAACGATGCGATCATCGCCGAGGGTCGTCGGGTGTTGATCGATGATCCGTCCCGGTTCGACCAGGTCACCGTGCTCGGGGTCGATGAGCATTGCTGGCGTCACACCCGTGCCGGGGACAAGTTCGTCACCGTGATCATCGACCTGACCCCGGTAGCGGCTGGGACTGGCCCGGCACGGCTGCTCGACATGGTCGAGGGCCGCTCGAAACAGGTGTTCAAACGCTGGCTCGCTGCCCGTCCAGCCGCCTGGCGGGCCGGCGTGGAAGTCGTGGCGATGGACGGGTTCACCGGCTTCAAAACCGCCGCCGCCGAGGAACTCCCCGACGCAGCTGCGGTGATGGACCCGTTCCACGTCGTGCGCCTGGCCGGGGAGGCTGTCGACAAATGCCGCCAACGCGTCCAACAAGCCACCATGGGGCATCGAGGCCGCCGCGGGGACCCGCTCTATCAAGCCCGCCGCACCCTACTCACCGGCGCCGATCTACTCACCGACAAACAAGTCACACGGCTCGAAGACCTGTTCGGCGACCAGAACCACGTCGAGGTCGAAGCCACGTGGGGCATCTACCAGCGCCTCGTCCAGGCCTACCGCTGCAAAGACCGCACACTCGGCCGCCACCTCATGGCCAGCGTGATCGATGCGATCGCCACCGGCGTCCCCGCTGAGCTGACTGAACTGGTCCGCCTGGGTCACACCCTGAAACGCCGCGCGATCGATGTGTTGAACTTCTTCGACCGGCCCGGCACCAGCAATGGTCCCACAGAAGCCCTCAACGGCCGCCTCGAACACCTCCGCGGCTCCGCTCTCGGGTTCCGCAACCTGACCCACTACATCGCCCGCTGCCTCCTCGAAGCCGGCGGATTCAGACCCCGCCTACACCCTCAAATCGGATGAGCCCGTTATATCTACTAACGTCCAACTTGGACGCCACGTCCATATCAATCCAGGCGCAATCATAGGCCATGACGTCATCGCGCACGATTTCGTCTCAGTGAATCCGGGAGCGACAATCTCGGGAGCTGTGGAACTTCACTCATTCTCCCTCGTTGGAGCAGCGGCGACTGTCCTACAGGGAATAGAGGTCGGAGAGCACGTTGTGCTTGGAGCTGGAACAGTACTCACAACGAATTGTCCCGACCATGTTGTCGTCAAAGGAGTGCCGGGGCGATGGTAGCTTCACACGACTTTCTAGGCCCAACGCCGGACGACGTAAATGGAGGATGCCTATCCCTTCCCACTAGGGAATCGCCCCCTCCACATCAGAACACAGCAGCGCAGCCTGCCCACACCAAAGGCGCTCCAGACCCTTCTCGGCATCTCTGCATTGTCGTCACAACGGCCCAAACTGCGACCTCCTTTCTGCAGGGATACCTGAACTACTATCGAGAAGCGGGTTGGCGGGTGACACTAATCTGCTCCCCCGGCGCCGGACTTGACCACCTCGCGGACAGTCAAGGTGTGGAGGTGATTGCCGTACCAATGGCTCGAAATCCGGAGGCCTTGTCGGATCTCGCATCCCTTGGACGACTCTTTGTCCGTCTCCGAACTCTCCGGCCAAATGCGATTGTGTACGCGACACCAAAGGCAAGTCTCCTCACCGCGATCGCCTCTTTCGTTTGCCGAGTACCCGTACGAGTGTACGAACAGTGGGGGCTTCGTCTTGAGACGACAAAAGGCGTTGAGCGACGGTGCCTCAGCATGCTCGAGCGAGCCACGGCAGCCCTGTCCACGATCGTCGTACCCAACAGTCAAAGCCTCGCACGAAGCCTGAGAGACGCACAGCTCACAGGAAGAACACCAGTCCGAATACTCGGCGCGGGGTCGTCGCACGGCGTTGACCTCGACCACTTCTCCCGACGGGCTAACACATCACCCCTAGATAGCGACACCACAGCGTTTGTGGCGAACGCGCGTGGCCTTGTGATCGGATTCGTCGGCAGGCTGGCTCCAGATAAGGGCCTTGACACGCTCCTCGCTGCGCTGACTATTTGCCGCCGATCCGGAACTGACGTTCGCGCCATCATCGTCGGGGGAGATGACGGCCCGTCTCCTATCCATGGCCAGAGCCAGGTTGAGAAGCAGCTAGTGCATTTCACTGGTCACGCCTCGGATCCTCGTCCCTACTACAGGGCCATGGATGTCCTAGTCCTCCCGAGCCGGCGGGAGGGCTTTCCGAACGTCGTCCTCGAGGCGGCCGCCATGTGCGTACCGGCGATCGTCAGCGATGCGACGGGCTGTTCGGACGCGGTGAGCCACGAAGTGACCGGTTTGCTCTTTGAGGTCGGTTCCCCTGGTGCCCTCGCCGACGCCATCACCCGACTCGCCGCCGACCGAGAACTCGTCAGGACCCTGGGTTGCGCCGCCCGTCTCCGTGCCGAACGCGACTACTCCCAACAGACAATTTGGAGTCTTCACGAATCACTTCTTCGCAATCTTGTCGAGCAGAGCAGGGAGGGCGTTGAAACAGGCACCACAATCCCGCAAGCAGAGACGGGACGCGCTTCAGCGTGGCACGCCGACGCATCTGAGATACCACCCAGAGAAACGGATATAGAGTGAGTGACAAGAATGACCAACGAGAACCGAAGGCGATCCCCCTTCGGGAGTGCGGTGATATATGACCCTCCAGACTTTGAGCCGACGCGTCTACCAGGAAGCATTATCGACGCTACCATTTCGACACCGCCTAACCACTGATTATTTCCGAAAGCATAGGCGTCGTCCAGACTTGACCAACCCGCGGCTGCATTCCGAACGGCTACTCTTTCGCTCGCTATATGACACAGACCCGATCTTGACCAGCCTTTCCTCGAAGCAACGCGCAAAAGAAGTGGTTCTGAAAACTTACCCAAGACTGCGCGCACGCATTCCAAGAACTCAGTGGACTGGATCACCTGAGCAACTCATTGAGAGGCTCCCGTCGCTCGCGCAATCCACTGACCCCTGGGTTCTGAAGCCGGACCAACTTGGCGGCGGAATAGCGCTCCTGAATGACGCGGGAGGCAGTGTGACGCAGGGGGACCTGCGTCGGCTCATGCGCGAATCGCATCGTACGCAGAAACTCTTTAGGCGATTGGCCCCACGGGCGCTACACACGCTTCCAGAAGTGTTTATCCTCGAAGATCGGATAGGCTTTCATGGTCGTCCTATTGACTACAAGGTCCACACATTCCGTGGCAAACCTCGCATGTTCAGCGTGTACTCAGGTCGCACCGCCCACACCTTTACAGTGCAGCATTTCGATGCCGATTGGACTCTTCTCTTTGGCCGGAACGACTCAGGGCAAGACCTCAGGCCAGAGAACCATGTGCGTGAAGCCCTCATCGACGCCGCTTCCCAGATACACTTCGACTTGGCGTACACCCGCGTGGACTTTTATTGGGACGGCCAACAGCTCTGGCTAGGTGAGATCTCGCCATTCGGTCACATTGACGGCATTGAACTGTATCCAATTCTGGACGCAGCGATGGGTGACTGGTGGACACAGAGCACATTACGCAATCTATCCAGAGACTGACAAATGATCACTGCGTTCGGTTTCACTGTCGTGTTACTCGCACTTATCTTCCTCTTTTCCAAGGTGCGGAAGCACGGCCTGGGCGACTCACCACTGTGGTTTATTGCCTCCAGCCTCGTATTTGTCAACTTTGGGTTCCTCCTCACCCACTGCACAGCCAAGGGCGCCGGAGTTGCATGGACAGCAGATGGGCTTTTGGTTGTTTCCCTGGGCCTACTGAGTTTTATTAGCGGCGCGCTACTACGTAGCTCTCTCCCGCATCGCGCGCCACGGCTGGTCCGACCCGAACGTAGCGAGGTCAAGGAACCTGATCGGGCCCGACTGGTTGTTGTCGCGGGCCTAGTATTAGTTCCGGCTTGGCTCTATTTTGCGCTCTTGGGGTACGTTCCCCTGTTCGACGGGCTCGCAGCAGTCGCAGATCAAGGACTTGATGGACTCGGTCAACTCCAGGCCTCGAGGCTAAGTCGGGATGCGTACGCCTCAGCGAAGGGGGTCTACATTCCGTTTCAGGGTGTCCTGCAACTCGCCCGTAACCTCGGTGCTCCCATCGTGGCGGCATACGCTGCCGCACAGATGGCGCGCTCCGGGTTCTCGAAGACCAGCCTGGCGGTCCTGGCGTTCGCAACGGTGACCCTGCTGCTCGCGGGGCAGAGATGGCCCATGATCTACCTGGCGGTAGCAGTCATCGCTGCGATGTCCCTCTCCGGCATCGAGGTGCGACCAAAACGCTTCTTCCAGGTTGGCATTGGCGTCCTGATACTGGGTATCTCAGTGAGCGTTCTTCAGTCTCGGACTCGTTCTCAGGCCTCCTCGTGGCTTGATGCGTTCACCGACGCTTGGCAGAACCTTCTGGGGCGCATCTTTCTTGAGCAGAGCGCGATACCAATCGCCAGTTATCAGTTCAAGCCCTTCGGCGCTGGAGAGTTACTGGGGCGGTCATACCTCGACTCCTTGCGAGCGTACGCCCCTGGTCCAGGGGAGAGCTTTCCCGTGGAGTTCTTCCGGGCCGTAACAGGCACAAGCACTGGCTACACAGCCCCGCCTGACTTCTACACCGAGGCGTACATCAACTTTGGATTGGTCGGAGTGATAATCATATCAGCCTTTTGGGGGATGGCCCTAGGGTCGCTGAAGAGTCGCACGTTCTCAACCTACGACACCCTGAACGTTGGATTGCAGGCAGGACTCGTCGCGATAGTATCGCAGAGTTGCTTCTCGGGTCCTGTCTTCACACTTTCAGGCTTCATCATTGTGTATGCAATCTCCCAAATCGTGAAACTATTCACACTTTGCGGGGCACATTTTACGCCACGGCCCAATCGACCTTCTCTGAGGCTATTTCACAATGAAGGCTAGGTCTGAACGATCGTTCCGGAAGTCATTTGGCGTCTCGCTGGTCGGAAACTCGGCGGCGGCAGCACTCGGCGCTCTCGCTATCCTTCTGACGATCAGGCAACTGTCTCCGTCAGAGTGGGCGCCAGTCGCCTCTGTGATTGGAATGGGCCCGTCAATCGGTTTGGTCTTGAGCCTCGGCTCGGTTGGATACCAAACACGACGTATTTCGAGGGTGGTCAGCCAACAACTGCGCGGACACCTTTATGCGACATTTGTGACCAGACGATTCGTCATCGGCGGGGCCGTCTTATGCATTGGCGGTCTGGCCGCAATTCGCTCTCCGCTTTCTTGCATCGTATTGCTCTTGGCCGGAAGCCGGTTTATTAGAGGCGGCGTGAGCGTTCGGATGTCCTGCGATCGTCGATTCTCCCAGATCGCGGCGCTTGCAGTGGGGGAAAAGCTGGTGATCGTTGTGTGGGTCGGATGCGCGAAGCTGTCGCAAACGGTTTCTTGGCTGTCACTTCCAATCGGCTACCTCGTATCGTACTGGTGCTACACCGCTGCCGCATTGGCGATTGAGAGACCTTGGAGTACTCGACGCTGGCTCTTCTTTGCCGCCAAGACTCCCGAGTTGCTCTGGTCTCGATCCGGCCGCTTCGGGATAGCATCTCTGACTGGACCACTCCAGCAGGCCGACGTAGCCATCCTCGGGTCGCTCACGGATGACTACCAGGCTGGTCTTCTCGGCTCGGGATCCCGCCTGACCAGTACGACAAACGTCATCGGCGGGTCGTTGGCTAGCGTCGTGATGCCGTACTTCGGACCACGACATGCCGAGAGCCTTACCTGGCTCTTCCCAATTGAGGGTGTAGGTAGGGGTTCCGGCGTGGCGGCTGGATAGAGGGGTCGAGGCCTCCCGAAGATGGAAGTTCCTAAGCTGTCCATCTGGAAGACCTCGACGTGTTCAACGCTACCTTCACCGCGCCTGATCTGACGACCTTCTGCCGCCTCGACGAGCTCGGGTTGGAGGTGACTGGCCAACACGTGACCGCGCGCCGGGCGGTGCTGGAGTGCCGCGTCACGGATGCTGATGACTGGTGCCACAACTGTGGCGGGCGCGGTTTGGTGCGTGACACGGTAATCCGAGGCCTGGCTCACGAGCCCTTCGGTTGGAGACCCACTGTGCTGCGGGTGCGGCTGCGCAGGTACCGGTGTGTCGAATGCGGTCATGTGTGGCGCCAGAGCATGGACCGGGCCGCTGAACCGAGGGCTCGGCTGTCGCGGCGTGGGGTGCGGTGGGCGCTCGAAGCTATCGTGTGTCAGCACCTCACCGTGGCGAGGGTCGCCGAAGGGCTGGCGGTGGCGTGGGACACCGCCAACGATGCGATCATCGCCGAGGGTCGTCGGGTGTTGATCGATGATCCGTCCCGGTTCGACCAGGTCACCGTGCTCGGGGTCGATGAGCATTGCTGGCGTCACACCCGTGCCGGGGACAAGTTCGTCACCGTGATCATCGACCTGACCCCGGTAGCGGCTGGGACTGGCCCGGCACGGCTGCTCGACATGGTCGAGGGCCGCTCGAAACAGGTGTTCAAACGCTGGCTCGCTGCCCGTCCAGCCGCCTGGCGGGCCGGCGTGGAAGTCGTGGCGATGGACGGGTTCACCGGCTTCAAAACCGCCGCCGCCGAGGAACTCCCCGACGCAGCTGCGGTGATGGACCCGTTCCACGTCGTGCGCCTGGCCGGGGAGGCTGTCGACAAATGCCGCCAACGCGTCCAACAAGCCACCATGGGGCATCGAGGCCGCCGCGGGGACCCGCTCTATCAAGCCCGCCGCACCCTACTCACCGGCGCCGATCTACTCACCGACAAACAAGTCACACGGCTCGAAGACCTGTTCGGCGACCAGAACCACGTCGAGGTCGAAGCCACGTGGGGCATCTACCAGCGCCTCGTCCAGGCCTACCGCTGCAAAGACCGCACACTCGGCCGCCACCTCATGGCCAGCGTGATCGATGCGATCGCCACCGGCGTCCCCGCTGAGCTGACTGAACTGGTCCGCCTGGGTCACACCCTGAAACGCCGCGCGATCGATGTGTTGAACTTCTTCGACCGGCCCGGCACCAGCAATGGTCCCACAGAAGCCCTCAACGGCCGCCTCGAACACCTCCGCGGCTCCGCTCTCGGGTTCCGCAACCTGACCCACTACATCGCCCGCTGCCTCCTCGAAGCCGGCGGATTCAGACCCCGCCTACACCCTCAAATCGGATGAGCCATATAACGGCTCGCGCGCTCACAACGGTGCCCTCGGCTATTCGAGAGTTTCTGCCAATCGTCGCGGATGGGTGAATGGCCGTGAAGGCGCGCATGCCCGCGGACTCCAGTTGTTCAGCCAATCTGTGTCGGATGTCGGGTGATCCGATGGCCAGCACGAAGGACTTGTCCGAATCTGCAGCGATCCAGTCGTTCACTGTGCCGAGGTAGCGGGTGTCGCGCGCAGCCAATCTAGCCAGGTTGTCCACTGACGGTGCATCATCCACCACACCTACCACTTCAGGCCCCCGGCCAGCCCTAAGCATTGCTTCGAGTGTGTCCAGCGTTTCTCTGCCGAATCCCGACGCTCCGACGACGACGACCTTCTCAGGCATCGCGGGGGTCTCCGGGGTGGGTGCCGTGAAACTCGACCATGGTTGGAAGCGGGCCATTGCCGATTCCTTGTCGTCGTGTCACCGTCGCCACAGTGGCAAGAAGAATGCAGAGGTCAAGGCTCATACTTCGCCGCTCCACGTACTCCACGTCGAGACGGAGCTTCGTCTCCCACGGCAGGGCATTGCGCCCTCGAGTCTGTGCGAGCCCTGTGATGCCCGGCCGTACCTCGTGTCGTCTAGCCTGTTCGGGCGTGTAGCGAGAGAGATACTTCTCGAGAAGGGGCCGGGGGCCAACCAGGCTCATGTCGCCCTTCAGCACGTTCCAGAGCGTGGGTAGCTCGTCGAGACTCGTGGATCTGAGAAGGCGTCCGCAACGTGTCAGACGTTGTTCGTCTGTGACCAGAGACGCGGTGGGTTCCCTCATAGTGCGGAACTTTGTGAGTCTGAATATGCGCCCGTCTTTGCCCGGGCGGTCCTGTCGGAAGAGAACCGGTCGGCCGAAGTTCATGAGGACCACTAGCGCGGTCAATGCTTGGAGTGGGGCGGTGGCGACTATGCCTACCGCGCTCGTGACGATATCCACGATTCGTTTGACCATGTCATACCGCCGCTTAGTCATGGCATGGCTCCGGTACCCGACTCAGGAATGTGGACAAGTTGGTGCCCACGCGCTCAATCTGTGCTGCGGTCAGCACTGAGCCGCTGGGCAGGGAGAGTCCCGTGAGGAAGAGTCGCTCGCTCGTCCCATCAGTGAAAGAGCGTCGCGTCGCGAACACTGGCTGTAGGTGCATTGGCTTCCAGAGCGGGCGGGATTCAATTCCTGCGTCATCGAGGTGCGCGCGAAGGTCTGCGGCGGTGAAGCCTGCGAGCGAAGGATCGACAAGGATGGATGTGAGCCAGAAGTTGTCCTGGGTGTCCCCACCAGCGAGCCCCGCGGTTCGCCGAACATCTGAATGCCAGGAATGCCCCGGAACAAGGCGCTGTACGTCCGGCGGTGCGAGCGGCGGCGCTCGATCATGTCGTCGAGGCGTGCAAGTTGCGCGCGCCCCAGGGCGGCCAGGATGTTGGACATGCGGTAGTTGTAGCCAACGTCAGTGTGCTCGTAATGCACGACGGGCTGTCGGGCTTGCGTGGCCAGGTAGCGTGCCCGCTTCGCTACGGCCTCGTCATCGGTCAGCAGGGCGCCGCCGCCTGATGTGGTCATGATCTTGTTCCCGTTGAAGGAGACCGCGGCAGCATGACCAAAGGCGCCGGAGGATCGGCCGTTTCGCGTCGCTCCCAGGGATTCGGCGGCGTCTGCGATGACCGGGACTCCATGAGCGTCGGCGATTGCCGCGATGCGCTCGTGATCCGCGACCTTGCCCAGCAGGTCGACCGGCACCACCGCTTTGACCGACCTGCCCTCCTGGCCGAGGACAGTGAGGGCCTCCTGCAGCAGCAGAGGGTTCATGTTGCCCGACTCGTCGGCGTCAATGAACACCGGCTCGGCGCCCGTGTACACGATGGCGTTGGCCGTCGCGGCGAAGGTCATGCTCGAACAGAGCACGAGGTCGCCGCGCCCAACCCCGACTGACAGCAGCGCCAGGTGGAGGGCGGCCGTGCCGGAAGACAGGGCAACGGCGTGACGTCGTCCCGTGTACTCCGCCAATTCCGCCTCGAAGGCGTCCACCTCCGGCCCGACAGGCGCAATCCAGCCTGTGCGAATGGCGCGGACAAGGGCCTCTTCCTCTAGAAGTGTTATGTCCGGGGACGATAGGTAGATTCGGCCGTTCACGCATTCACCTCAGTGTGTGACATTGGACCGAACTCTGCGTCGGTTCAGGGTTGACAATATCGACGCTCTGCGGGCGCTCTGGGGGAGGTCACCCTAAAGGGTAACGAACTGTATTCACAAGGGCATTTGTTGCGCTTGGCGACTCGGGAGGGCGTCCTGGTGCACGCCGCGTCACTGTTCTGGGGGTGGTGATTCCGCCGACAAGAGGCTTTGTAGAGTAACCCCAACTGAACAGAAAGTTGGGCATGGAACTCTCGGACTATCTTCGGGTCCTGCGCAAGTATTGGCGAAGTGTCCTTGGCATTGTGTTGTCTGCAGTGTTTGCGAGTGCAGTGCTGATGATGCTGACCATTCCGACGTATACCGGCTCTTCGGACTTGAGCGTGGGGTCAGAGGCGTAGACCGCCGCCGATGAGGAGCATTCTGAGGCGGTAGTTGTCGGGGTTACGGAACCCTCTGGCGACGCGGCGGGCGAGTTCGATCAAGCCATTGATCGCTTCGGTGCCGCCGTTGTTGGCGCCGCCGGTGGTGAAGTAGCCCAGGAACGCGTCTCTCCATCGGTTGAGGGTGCGGCCCAGGCGGGCGATCTCCGGGATCGGACACGTCGGGAACGAGGCGAGGACCTTCTCCGCTACCCGACGCCCGTCAGCAGGACTCGACTGGTGATAGACCGAACGCAGGTGCTGGGCGCAGTGCCAGGCGACCTCGACTTCGACGTGACGGTCCTCGACGGTGAACGCCGCCTCGAGCCGGGTCTTCTGCCGGTCGGTGAGATGCTCCTTCCCGGCACGCAGGACGTTGCGGATCCGATACAGCGGATCATCTCTGCGGCCGCGGTGGCCGTGGATGTCTTGCTGGACCCGGCGGCGGACCTCATCAACGGCAGCCGTGGCGAGCTTGACGACGTGGAACGCGTCGAGCACCGCGACGGCGTCCTCCAACTGGTCGTCGATCGCATTCTTGTAACCGTGGAACGGGTCCAGCGTGGCGATCTCAACACCCTTGCGGAACACGTCGCCGCGGTCACGCAGCCACGACGTGTAGATCTCGCCGGAGCGGCCCGGGACCAGATCCAGGA is a genomic window containing:
- a CDS encoding ISL3 family transposase — encoded protein: MFNATFTAPDLTTFCRLDELGLEVTGQHVTARRAVLECRVTDADDWCHNCGGRGLVRDTVIRGLAHEPFGWRPTVLRVRLRRYRCVECGHVWRQSMDRAAEPRARLSRRGVRWALEAIVCQHLTVARVAEGLAVAWDTANDAIIAEGRRVLIDDPSRFDQVTVLGVDEHCWRHTRAGDKFVTVIIDLTPVAAGTGPARLLDMVEGRSKQVFKRWLAARPAAWRAGVEVVAMDGFTGFKTAAAEELPDAAAVMDPFHVVRLAGEAVDKCRQRVQQATMGHRGRRGDPLYQARRTLLTGADLLTDKQVTRLEDLFGDQNHVEVEATWGIYQRLVQAYRCKDRTLGRHLMASVIDAIATGVPAELTELVRLGHTLKRRAIDVLNFFDRPGTSNGPTEALNGRLEHLRGSALGFRNLTHYIARCLLEAGGFRPRLHPQIG
- a CDS encoding glycosyltransferase family 4 protein → MVASHDFLGPTPDDVNGGCLSLPTRESPPPHQNTAAQPAHTKGAPDPSRHLCIVVTTAQTATSFLQGYLNYYREAGWRVTLICSPGAGLDHLADSQGVEVIAVPMARNPEALSDLASLGRLFVRLRTLRPNAIVYATPKASLLTAIASFVCRVPVRVYEQWGLRLETTKGVERRCLSMLERATAALSTIVVPNSQSLARSLRDAQLTGRTPVRILGAGSSHGVDLDHFSRRANTSPLDSDTTAFVANARGLVIGFVGRLAPDKGLDTLLAALTICRRSGTDVRAIIVGGDDGPSPIHGQSQVEKQLVHFTGHASDPRPYYRAMDVLVLPSRREGFPNVVLEAAAMCVPAIVSDATGCSDAVSHEVTGLLFEVGSPGALADAITRLAADRELVRTLGCAARLRAERDYSQQTIWSLHESLLRNLVEQSREGVETGTTIPQAETGRASAWHADASEIPPRETDIE
- a CDS encoding ATP-grasp fold amidoligase family protein, giving the protein MFILEDRIGFHGRPIDYKVHTFRGKPRMFSVYSGRTAHTFTVQHFDADWTLLFGRNDSGQDLRPENHVREALIDAASQIHFDLAYTRVDFYWDGQQLWLGEISPFGHIDGIELYPILDAAMGDWWTQSTLRNLSRD
- a CDS encoding O-antigen polymerase, translating into MITAFGFTVVLLALIFLFSKVRKHGLGDSPLWFIASSLVFVNFGFLLTHCTAKGAGVAWTADGLLVVSLGLLSFISGALLRSSLPHRAPRLVRPERSEVKEPDRARLVVVAGLVLVPAWLYFALLGYVPLFDGLAAVADQGLDGLGQLQASRLSRDAYASAKGVYIPFQGVLQLARNLGAPIVAAYAAAQMARSGFSKTSLAVLAFATVTLLLAGQRWPMIYLAVAVIAAMSLSGIEVRPKRFFQVGIGVLILGISVSVLQSRTRSQASSWLDAFTDAWQNLLGRIFLEQSAIPIASYQFKPFGAGELLGRSYLDSLRAYAPGPGESFPVEFFRAVTGTSTGYTAPPDFYTEAYINFGLVGVIIISAFWGMALGSLKSRTFSTYDTLNVGLQAGLVAIVSQSCFSGPVFTLSGFIIVYAISQIVKLFTLCGAHFTPRPNRPSLRLFHNEG
- a CDS encoding sugar transferase is translated as MDIVTSAVGIVATAPLQALTALVVLMNFGRPVLFRQDRPGKDGRIFRLTKFRTMREPTASLVTDEQRLTRCGRLLRSTSLDELPTLWNVLKGDMSLVGPRPLLEKYLSRYTPEQARRHEVRPGITGLAQTRGRNALPWETKLRLDVEYVERRSMSLDLCILLATVATVTRRQGIGNGPLPTMVEFHGTHPGDPRDA
- a CDS encoding ISL3 family transposase, with product MPDPTSCCRAAGGYCQRCDLLVGLPGLHVVGVARDEAGLRIEVESSADQVMGCPACGVIAHAHGRQRVELIDAPCFTAPVRLWWRKRRWLCPEPSCPVTSFMEQDPDVARPRALLTRRATSWAIGQMRRENASVQGLARQLGCTWKTLWRAVKPVLETAADDETRFAGVTSLGVDEHIWHHVSTKPVELGGRGPKEFTGMVDLTRDKDGRVRARLLDLVPGRSGEIYTSWLRDRGDVFRKGVEIATLDPFHGYKNAIDDQLEDAVAVLDAFHVVKLATAAVDEVRRRVQQDIHGHRGRRDDPLYRIRNVLRAGKEHLTDRQKTRLEAAFTVEDRHVEVEVAWHCAQHLRSVYHQSSPADGRRVAEKVLASFPTCPIPEIARLGRTLNRWRDAFLGYFTTGGANNGGTEAINGLIELARRVARGFRNPDNYRLRMLLIGGGLRL